A region of Micromonospora chokoriensis DNA encodes the following proteins:
- the dnaE gene encoding DNA polymerase III subunit alpha → MADSFAHLHVHTEYSMLDGAARLKDLFAEANRLGMSAVAITDHGNMHGANDFYNQAMAAGITPILGVEAYVAPESRYHKARVKWGRPEQKSDDISGNGAITHKTMWAKNAQGLKNLFTLNSRASMEGHYVKWPRMDMELIAEHAEGIMATTGCPSGAVQTRLRLGQFDEALKVAASYQDIFGKDNYFLEIMDHGLSIESRVREGLTEIARKLDIPPVVTNDSHYTHEAQATAHDVLLCVQTGSNIDDPNRFRFEGGGYFIKSADQMRAVDSSELWQEGCRNTLLVAEKVDPKGMFEFHNLMPRFPVPEGETEESWFRKETFAGLGRRYPNGIPEGHVVQAEYELGVINQMGFPSYFLVVADFIQWAKSQGISVGPGRGSAAGSLVAYALGITDLDPIQHGLIFERFLNPERVSMPDVDIDFDERRRGEVIKYVTDKWGEDKVAQIATFGTIKAKAAIKDSARVLGYPYAVGDRITKAMPPAVMGKDIPLTGIFDTKHPRYAEAGEIRGLYDSDPDVRKVIDTAKGIEGLIRQTGVHAAGVIMSAEPIIEHIPLMRRDADGAIITQFDYPTCESLGLLKMDFLGLRNLTIIDDAVKNIELNHGEKLDLLALPLDDKAAYDLLARGDTLGVFQLDGGPMRSLLRLMKPDNFEDISAVLALYRPGPMGVDSHTNYALRKNGLQEITPIHPELEEPLREILAPTHGLIVYQEQVQRAAQILAGYSLGQADLLRRAMGKKKKEILDKEFIPFRDGCRERGYSDEAIQAVWDVLVPFAGYAFNKAHSAAYGLVSYWTAYLKAHYPAEYMAGLLTSVGDDKDKMALYLSECRRMRIQVLPPDVNTSAGPFTPVGKDIRFGLAAVRNVGANVVASIMRCRDEKGEYADFYDFLSKVDAVVCNKKTIESLIKAGAFDSLDHPRKGLLAVHADAIDAYADVKRKEAVGQYDLFGAGFGDADTGSTTVMPVIGDSEWDKRDKLAFEREMLGLYVSDHPLFGLEHILGAAADTTIASLAEDGAVPDGAVVTLAGILSGVQRRVTKQGRAWASATLEDLAGGVEALFFPNTYEVIGQYIAEDAIVVVKGRVDRRDDTPRIMAMDMSMPDVSTSATNKPVTLTIPVHRCTPPLMEKLKETLVLHPGDTEVHVKLLNGGRTTTLRLGPFRVAATTALMGDLKSVLGPANVS, encoded by the coding sequence ATGGCTGATTCGTTCGCGCATCTGCACGTGCACACGGAGTATTCGATGCTCGACGGAGCGGCCCGGCTGAAGGACCTGTTCGCCGAGGCCAACCGGCTCGGCATGTCGGCCGTGGCGATCACCGACCACGGCAACATGCACGGCGCGAACGACTTCTACAACCAGGCGATGGCCGCCGGGATCACGCCGATCCTGGGCGTCGAGGCGTACGTGGCGCCGGAGTCGCGCTATCACAAGGCTCGGGTCAAGTGGGGTCGGCCGGAGCAGAAGAGCGACGACATCTCCGGTAACGGCGCGATCACCCACAAGACGATGTGGGCGAAGAACGCGCAGGGTCTGAAGAACCTGTTCACCCTCAACTCGCGGGCGTCCATGGAGGGGCACTACGTCAAGTGGCCCCGGATGGACATGGAGCTGATCGCCGAGCACGCCGAGGGGATCATGGCGACCACCGGCTGCCCGTCCGGCGCGGTGCAGACCCGCCTGCGCCTGGGCCAGTTCGACGAGGCGCTCAAGGTCGCCGCGAGCTACCAGGACATCTTCGGCAAGGACAACTACTTCCTGGAGATCATGGATCACGGCCTCTCCATCGAGAGCCGGGTCCGTGAGGGGCTGACCGAGATCGCCCGCAAGCTGGACATCCCGCCGGTCGTCACGAACGACTCGCACTACACGCACGAGGCGCAGGCCACCGCGCACGACGTTCTCCTCTGCGTGCAGACCGGCAGCAACATCGACGACCCGAACCGGTTCCGGTTCGAGGGTGGCGGCTACTTCATCAAGAGCGCCGACCAGATGCGCGCGGTGGACTCGTCGGAGCTGTGGCAGGAGGGCTGCCGCAACACCCTGCTGGTCGCCGAGAAGGTCGACCCGAAGGGCATGTTCGAGTTCCACAACCTGATGCCGCGCTTCCCGGTGCCGGAGGGGGAGACCGAGGAGTCCTGGTTCCGCAAGGAGACCTTCGCCGGGCTGGGCCGCCGCTACCCGAACGGCATCCCGGAGGGGCACGTCGTCCAGGCGGAGTACGAGCTGGGCGTCATCAACCAGATGGGTTTCCCGTCGTACTTCCTCGTGGTCGCCGACTTCATCCAGTGGGCCAAGAGCCAGGGCATCTCGGTGGGCCCGGGCCGTGGTTCGGCGGCCGGCTCCCTCGTCGCGTACGCGCTGGGCATCACCGACCTCGACCCGATCCAGCACGGTCTGATCTTCGAGCGGTTCCTGAACCCCGAGCGGGTCTCCATGCCGGATGTCGACATCGACTTCGACGAGCGTCGGCGCGGTGAGGTGATCAAGTACGTCACCGACAAGTGGGGTGAGGACAAGGTCGCCCAGATCGCCACGTTCGGCACGATCAAGGCGAAGGCCGCGATCAAGGACTCCGCCCGGGTCCTCGGCTACCCGTACGCGGTCGGCGACCGGATCACCAAGGCGATGCCACCGGCGGTGATGGGCAAGGACATCCCGCTCACCGGCATCTTCGACACCAAGCACCCCCGGTACGCCGAGGCCGGCGAGATCCGCGGCCTGTACGACTCCGACCCGGACGTCCGCAAGGTGATCGACACGGCGAAGGGCATCGAGGGGCTGATCCGGCAGACCGGTGTGCACGCCGCCGGCGTCATCATGTCCGCCGAGCCGATCATCGAGCACATCCCGTTGATGCGCCGCGACGCCGACGGGGCGATCATCACGCAGTTCGACTACCCGACCTGCGAGTCGCTCGGGCTGCTGAAGATGGACTTCCTCGGCCTGCGCAACCTGACGATCATCGACGACGCGGTCAAGAACATCGAGCTCAACCACGGCGAGAAGCTCGACCTGCTGGCGTTGCCACTCGACGACAAGGCCGCGTACGACCTGCTCGCCCGGGGTGACACCCTCGGCGTGTTCCAGCTCGACGGTGGGCCGATGCGGTCGCTGCTGCGGTTGATGAAGCCGGACAACTTCGAGGACATCTCCGCCGTCCTGGCGCTGTACCGGCCCGGCCCGATGGGCGTCGACTCGCACACCAACTACGCGCTGCGTAAGAACGGCCTCCAGGAGATCACGCCGATCCACCCGGAGCTGGAGGAGCCGCTGCGGGAGATCCTGGCACCCACCCACGGCCTGATCGTCTACCAGGAGCAGGTGCAGCGCGCCGCGCAGATCCTCGCCGGTTACAGCCTCGGTCAGGCGGACCTGCTGCGCCGGGCCATGGGTAAGAAGAAGAAGGAGATCCTCGACAAGGAGTTCATCCCGTTCCGGGACGGCTGCCGCGAACGCGGCTACTCCGACGAGGCGATCCAGGCGGTGTGGGACGTCCTGGTGCCGTTCGCCGGGTACGCGTTCAACAAGGCGCACTCCGCCGCGTACGGCCTGGTCTCCTACTGGACGGCGTACCTGAAGGCGCACTACCCGGCCGAGTACATGGCCGGGCTGCTGACGTCCGTCGGTGACGACAAGGACAAGATGGCGCTCTACCTGTCCGAGTGTCGCCGGATGCGCATCCAGGTGCTGCCGCCGGACGTGAACACCTCGGCCGGGCCGTTCACCCCGGTCGGCAAGGACATCCGCTTCGGTTTGGCGGCGGTCCGCAACGTCGGCGCGAACGTGGTCGCCTCGATCATGCGGTGCCGCGACGAGAAGGGCGAGTACGCCGACTTCTACGACTTCCTGTCCAAGGTGGACGCGGTGGTCTGCAACAAGAAGACCATCGAATCGCTGATCAAGGCGGGTGCGTTCGACTCCCTCGACCACCCCCGCAAGGGTCTGCTCGCGGTCCACGCCGACGCCATCGACGCGTACGCCGACGTCAAGCGCAAGGAGGCGGTCGGCCAGTACGACCTGTTCGGCGCGGGCTTCGGGGACGCCGACACCGGCAGCACGACGGTGATGCCGGTGATCGGTGACAGCGAGTGGGACAAGCGCGACAAGTTGGCCTTCGAGCGGGAGATGCTCGGCCTGTACGTCTCCGACCACCCGCTGTTCGGTCTGGAGCACATCCTCGGCGCCGCCGCCGACACCACCATCGCGTCCCTGGCCGAGGACGGCGCGGTGCCCGACGGGGCGGTGGTCACCCTCGCCGGCATCCTCTCCGGGGTGCAGCGCCGGGTCACCAAGCAGGGCCGCGCCTGGGCGTCGGCCACGCTGGAGGACCTGGCGGGTGGGGTGGAGGCGCTGTTCTTCCCCAACACCTACGAGGTGATCGGGCAGTACATCGCCGAGGACGCCATCGTGGTGGTCAAGGGGCGGGTGGACCGCCGCGACGACACCCCCCGGATCATGGCGATGGACATGTCCATGCCGGACGTCAGCACCAGCGCCACCAACAAGCCGGTCACCCTGACCATCCCGGTGCACCGCTGCACACCGCCACTGATGGAGAAGCTCAAGGAGACCCTGGTGCTGCACCCCGGCGACACCGAGGTGCACGTCAAACTCCTCAACGGCGGGCGCACCACCACCCTGCGGCTGGGCCCGTTCCGGGTGGCGGCGACGACCGCGCTGATGGGTGACCTGAAGAGCGTCCTCGGCCCGGCCAACGTGAGCTGA
- a CDS encoding L-threonylcarbamoyladenylate synthase: MARYYDVHPENPQPRIIGQVADLIRGGGLVAYPTDSCYALGIQLGNQDGLDRIRQIRHLDDRHHFTLICRDFAQLGQFVQISNSVFRSVKASTPGSYTFILPATREVPRRMLHPKKRTVGVRVPRHTVTQALLAELGEPLVSSTLVLPGDDEPMTQGWEIKERLDHQVDAVLDAGDCGMEPTTVIDLSGPEPEILRRGAGDVSRFE; the protein is encoded by the coding sequence ATGGCGAGGTACTACGACGTGCACCCGGAGAACCCCCAGCCCCGGATCATCGGCCAGGTCGCCGACCTGATCCGCGGTGGCGGGCTGGTCGCCTACCCGACGGACTCCTGCTACGCGCTCGGCATCCAACTGGGCAACCAGGACGGGCTGGACCGGATCCGGCAGATCCGCCACCTCGACGACCGGCACCACTTCACGCTGATCTGCCGGGACTTCGCGCAGCTCGGCCAGTTCGTCCAGATCAGCAACTCGGTCTTCCGGTCGGTGAAGGCGTCCACCCCGGGCAGCTACACCTTCATCCTGCCGGCCACCCGTGAGGTGCCGCGCCGGATGTTGCACCCGAAGAAGCGCACCGTCGGCGTACGCGTACCCCGGCACACCGTCACCCAGGCGTTGCTGGCCGAGCTGGGCGAGCCGCTCGTGTCGAGCACCCTGGTCCTGCCCGGCGACGACGAGCCGATGACCCAGGGCTGGGAGATCAAGGAACGGCTCGACCACCAGGTCGACGCGGTGCTCGACGCCGGCGACTGCGGCATGGAGCCGACGACCGTGATCGACCTGTCCGGCCCGGAACCGGAGATCCTGCGCCGGGGCGCCGGCGACGTGTCCCGCTTCGAATAG
- a CDS encoding RNA polymerase sigma factor — protein MPDADDIDALARSAAHGDPAALDALLLAVRPEVLRLCARFLPHREDAEEACQDTLLALANGITRFEGRSSFRTWLHRLAANRARSTYRALRRRCRLEAGGVPLPDRADPRRTSVVAGTRLDLLDAFDAVRPDLAEVVALRDVLGLSYPEIAELLDVPVGTVKSRLHLARHQVRQRLGTDPG, from the coding sequence ATGCCCGACGCGGACGACATCGACGCCCTGGCCCGGTCCGCCGCACACGGCGACCCGGCGGCGTTGGACGCCCTGCTGCTCGCGGTGCGCCCCGAGGTGCTGCGACTGTGCGCCCGGTTCCTGCCCCATCGGGAGGACGCCGAGGAGGCCTGCCAGGACACCCTGCTGGCCCTGGCCAACGGCATCACCCGGTTCGAGGGACGCTCCTCGTTCCGCACCTGGCTGCACCGGCTCGCCGCCAACCGGGCCCGCTCGACGTACCGCGCGCTGCGCCGCCGCTGCCGGCTGGAGGCCGGCGGCGTACCACTGCCCGACCGGGCCGACCCACGACGGACGAGCGTGGTCGCGGGCACCCGCCTCGACCTGCTCGACGCCTTCGACGCCGTCCGCCCCGACCTCGCCGAGGTGGTGGCCCTGCGCGACGTTCTCGGGCTGAGCTATCCCGAGATCGCCGAGTTGCTCGACGTGCCGGTGGGCACCGTGAAGTCGCGGTTGCACCTGGCCCGCCACCAGGTCCGACAACGGCTCGGCACCGACCCGGGCTGA
- a CDS encoding serine/threonine-protein kinase, producing MTAPLRIGPYAVERLLGVGSFATVWLGYDAVLDTRVAIKVLAENWSHDLRVRERFLDEARLLRRLEHERLIRVHTVGELPDGRPYAVLAWADRGSLRDRLAADEIPASSALRLLGQVCAGVAVLHRHGVVHRDLTPGNILFRSVGPDAEQVLIADLGLAKALAAASGLTARAGTPGYMAPEQDDPGAVVDTRADVYGLGRLGIRLLAADPVGAAPGRRALDIRLRDGVPPAVAAVLARAIAHRPDDRYPDAAALRAALVRASGPARLPPSPGRAAGRRHRLRWAGPALVAAALLGGVDAEPGGAGSGRPAAETYTSGPLTVLVPAGWSATGSTWAGQFDAAGRPEAALVMSPQPHRWAADPRLPGAFVGFSAATAARTTPAGFLAERTHGDCTPAPARTTRQAGVEWTVVAYRCDRGRPRIVESAGLHPGRAALVYVQITPPDDTTAFVDTLLAGVRVR from the coding sequence GTGACGGCTCCGCTGCGGATCGGGCCCTACGCCGTCGAGCGACTGCTCGGCGTCGGATCGTTCGCGACGGTATGGCTGGGCTACGACGCGGTCCTCGACACCCGCGTCGCGATCAAGGTGCTGGCCGAGAACTGGAGCCACGACCTGCGGGTGCGGGAACGCTTTCTGGACGAGGCCCGGCTGCTGCGCCGACTGGAACACGAGCGACTGATCCGGGTGCACACCGTCGGCGAGTTGCCCGACGGTCGCCCGTACGCGGTCCTGGCCTGGGCGGACCGGGGGAGCCTGCGGGACCGCCTGGCCGCCGACGAGATCCCCGCCTCCTCGGCGCTGCGGCTGCTCGGCCAGGTCTGCGCCGGGGTCGCCGTGCTGCACCGACACGGCGTCGTGCACCGTGACCTCACGCCGGGCAACATCCTGTTCCGCTCTGTCGGCCCGGACGCCGAACAGGTGCTGATCGCCGACCTCGGCCTCGCGAAGGCGCTCGCCGCCGCCTCCGGGCTGACCGCCCGGGCCGGCACTCCCGGGTACATGGCCCCGGAGCAGGACGACCCGGGCGCGGTGGTCGACACCCGCGCCGACGTGTACGGGCTCGGCCGGCTCGGCATCCGACTGCTGGCCGCCGACCCGGTGGGCGCCGCCCCGGGTCGCCGCGCCCTCGACATTCGACTCCGGGACGGCGTGCCACCGGCGGTCGCGGCGGTGCTCGCCCGAGCCATCGCCCACCGTCCGGACGACCGCTATCCCGACGCTGCCGCCCTGCGGGCCGCGCTGGTGCGCGCGAGCGGCCCGGCACGGCTGCCACCGTCACCCGGCCGGGCGGCTGGCCGTCGTCACCGGCTGCGGTGGGCCGGGCCGGCTCTCGTGGCCGCCGCGCTGTTGGGCGGGGTGGACGCGGAGCCCGGTGGTGCCGGGTCGGGGCGGCCCGCCGCGGAGACGTACACGAGCGGGCCGTTGACCGTGCTGGTGCCGGCCGGCTGGTCCGCCACGGGTAGCACCTGGGCGGGCCAGTTCGACGCCGCTGGCCGACCGGAGGCGGCGCTGGTGATGTCGCCGCAACCGCACCGCTGGGCCGCCGACCCCCGGCTGCCCGGCGCGTTCGTCGGCTTCTCCGCCGCCACGGCGGCCCGCACCACACCGGCCGGATTCCTGGCCGAGCGGACGCACGGAGACTGCACGCCCGCCCCGGCTCGCACCACCCGCCAGGCGGGCGTCGAATGGACGGTGGTGGCGTACCGCTGCGACCGGGGTCGGCCGCGGATCGTCGAGTCCGCCGGCCTGCATCCCGGCCGGGCCGCCCTGGTGTACGTGCAGATCACGCCCCCGGACGACACCACCGCGTTCGTGGACACCCTGCTCGCCGGCGTGCGGGTGCGCTGA
- a CDS encoding PadR family transcriptional regulator, giving the protein MVSEDVLRTHLQELRRGTVVVASLVALRRPDYGYALLQRLTEHGFPVDANTLYPLLRRLEDQGLLTSEWNTEESRPRKFYRTSDEGESMLSRLLDDLAAVQTSVTGLIQGVDR; this is encoded by the coding sequence ATGGTTAGCGAGGACGTTCTACGGACGCACCTACAGGAGTTGCGTCGAGGCACCGTCGTGGTGGCCAGCCTGGTCGCGCTACGCCGACCTGACTACGGCTACGCACTGCTGCAAAGGCTCACCGAACACGGCTTTCCGGTGGACGCCAACACCCTCTATCCGCTGCTGCGCCGCCTGGAGGACCAGGGGCTGCTGACCAGCGAGTGGAACACCGAGGAGAGCCGGCCGCGCAAGTTCTACCGGACCAGCGACGAGGGCGAGTCGATGCTGAGCCGGCTACTGGACGACCTCGCCGCCGTGCAGACCTCCGTCACCGGGCTGATCCAAGGAGTGGACCGATGA
- a CDS encoding permease prefix domain 1-containing protein produces MNTLTDRYLAATLRSVPAPRRDEIANELRASIDDMVEGRTDSGQDAATAEREVLTELGNPDVLAARYADRRLQLIGPTYYLLWLRLLKLLLSFIPALVGTIVTVVEAAEGKGFGAIGPGLVVAMQVAVQIAFWLTVTFAVIERSQAAVDLPEWTVDQLPDAPARRGIPLADTIASVIMLVLTIGYLPFQHYRSWVRDTDGENIPLLDPALWSFWLPALIVVLVLSVIFEVVKYRIGRWTWGLFGVKALLNLAFSVPLAWLALSDRLLNPALGERLSWVAEADNRESIGLAIAVGTAAVVVWDLVDTARKTRQQTA; encoded by the coding sequence ATGAACACCCTGACCGACCGCTACCTCGCCGCCACCCTGCGCTCGGTGCCTGCTCCGCGTCGCGACGAGATCGCCAACGAGCTGCGCGCGTCCATCGACGACATGGTCGAGGGTCGGACCGACAGCGGCCAGGACGCCGCCACCGCCGAGCGGGAGGTGCTCACCGAGCTGGGCAACCCCGACGTGCTGGCCGCCCGGTACGCCGACCGCCGGCTGCAACTGATCGGCCCCACCTACTACCTGCTCTGGCTGCGACTGCTGAAGCTGCTGCTCAGCTTCATCCCGGCGCTCGTCGGCACGATCGTCACGGTGGTCGAGGCCGCCGAGGGAAAGGGCTTCGGCGCCATCGGGCCCGGCCTCGTCGTGGCTATGCAGGTGGCCGTCCAGATCGCCTTCTGGCTCACAGTGACCTTCGCCGTCATCGAGCGCAGCCAGGCCGCCGTGGACCTGCCGGAGTGGACCGTCGACCAGCTGCCCGACGCCCCGGCCCGCCGGGGCATCCCCCTCGCCGACACCATCGCGTCCGTGATCATGCTGGTGCTGACCATCGGCTACCTGCCGTTCCAGCACTACCGGTCGTGGGTGCGGGACACCGACGGCGAGAACATCCCGCTCCTCGACCCGGCCCTCTGGTCGTTCTGGCTGCCGGCGCTGATCGTCGTGCTGGTCCTCAGCGTCATCTTCGAGGTCGTGAAATACCGGATCGGCCGTTGGACCTGGGGCCTGTTCGGCGTCAAGGCGCTGCTCAACCTGGCGTTCTCGGTGCCGCTGGCGTGGCTGGCGCTCTCCGACCGGCTGCTCAACCCGGCCCTGGGCGAGCGACTGAGCTGGGTCGCGGAGGCGGACAACCGGGAGTCCATCGGACTGGCCATCGCGGTGGGTACCGCGGCGGTCGTGGTCTGGGACCTGGTCGACACCGCCCGCAAGACGCGCCAGCAGACGGCGTGA
- a CDS encoding sensor histidine kinase, protein MTEAPREEWRRPGPTAEQRRNDLWIGLAVTGLAVFSLTLARSAGMFLLGPPPSGPEQLFWTVAVTLPLMWRRRWPVAILLVVSVAFIAAQARSAPETQLSSGALFSALYSVGAWSSDRRLARRLRIGVIVTMFVWLGISYTAVIDQIPPGTFSDAVGPVPPVLAAMVSGVLVNGLFFGFAYFFGETSWVAARREHELREQAEELRRSQAEARERAVLGERVRIARELHDVVAHHVSVMGVQASACRRVFDRDQDKARTALTAIEQSARTAVDELRRMLGVLRTSNGADAAPPAAGGVERIGELVERARVAGLTATLGVYGDAVALPESVSQAAYRVTQEAVTNTLKHSGAGLLDVRVRYLAREVEVDVTDDGRADGRTNTQGLGLIGMRERVTAHDGDLEAGPRAGGGWRVRARFPLASAAGPRHQPGDERLRTVDGEDRA, encoded by the coding sequence ATGACCGAGGCACCGCGAGAGGAATGGCGCCGCCCGGGCCCGACGGCCGAGCAGCGGCGCAACGACCTCTGGATCGGGCTGGCGGTGACCGGGCTGGCGGTGTTCAGCCTCACCCTGGCCCGCAGCGCCGGGATGTTCCTGCTGGGCCCTCCGCCGTCCGGCCCGGAACAGCTCTTCTGGACCGTCGCGGTGACCCTGCCGCTGATGTGGCGGCGGCGCTGGCCGGTCGCGATCCTGCTGGTCGTCTCGGTGGCGTTCATCGCCGCGCAGGCACGGTCCGCCCCGGAGACCCAACTCTCCTCGGGGGCCCTGTTCAGCGCCCTCTACTCCGTCGGCGCCTGGAGCAGCGACCGTCGCCTGGCCCGCCGACTGCGGATCGGCGTGATCGTCACGATGTTCGTCTGGTTGGGCATCTCCTACACGGCGGTGATCGACCAGATTCCGCCCGGCACCTTCTCCGACGCGGTCGGGCCGGTGCCCCCGGTGCTCGCTGCGATGGTCAGCGGTGTGCTGGTCAACGGACTGTTCTTCGGCTTCGCGTACTTCTTCGGCGAGACGTCCTGGGTGGCCGCGCGGCGGGAGCACGAGCTGCGCGAACAGGCCGAGGAACTACGCCGCTCGCAGGCCGAGGCCCGGGAGCGGGCCGTGCTCGGCGAACGGGTCCGGATCGCCCGGGAGCTGCACGACGTGGTCGCCCACCACGTGTCGGTGATGGGCGTGCAGGCGTCCGCCTGCCGCCGGGTGTTCGACCGCGACCAGGACAAGGCCCGCACCGCACTCACGGCGATCGAACAGAGCGCGCGTACCGCCGTCGACGAACTGCGTCGCATGCTCGGCGTGCTGCGGACCTCCAACGGCGCCGACGCCGCGCCGCCGGCCGCCGGCGGCGTCGAGCGGATCGGCGAGCTGGTCGAGCGGGCCCGCGTCGCCGGCCTGACGGCAACCCTCGGGGTGTACGGCGACGCTGTCGCGTTGCCCGAGTCGGTCTCGCAGGCGGCCTACCGGGTGACGCAGGAGGCGGTCACCAACACCCTGAAACACTCCGGGGCGGGCCTGTTGGACGTACGGGTCCGGTACCTGGCCCGGGAGGTGGAGGTCGACGTGACCGACGACGGACGGGCCGACGGCCGGACCAACACCCAGGGTCTGGGGCTGATCGGGATGCGTGAACGGGTCACCGCCCACGACGGCGACCTGGAGGCCGGGCCGCGCGCCGGCGGCGGTTGGCGGGTCCGCGCCCGTTTCCCCCTGGCCTCGGCGGCGGGCCCTCGGCACCAGCCGGGCGACGAGCGACTCCGGACCGTTGACGGGGAGGACAGGGCATGA
- a CDS encoding response regulator: MSTTGQTVRVLLADDQHLVRTGFRVILEVEDDIEVVGEAADGERAVSMTRATSPDVVLMDVEMPGMDGLEATRQITADGPGAPAVLILTTFDRDDYLFAALRAGASGFLLKNGTPEELVEAIRVLARGDGLLAPEITRRVISTFARPGDPAGTAHRGQDADAALAELTPREREVLVLLAAGSSNAEIAATIHLGEATVKTHVSRVLAKLGLRDRVQAVVFAYENGVVRPGG; this comes from the coding sequence ATGAGCACCACAGGGCAGACGGTTCGGGTCCTTCTCGCCGACGACCAGCATCTCGTCCGCACCGGCTTCCGGGTCATCCTGGAGGTGGAGGACGACATCGAGGTGGTCGGCGAGGCCGCCGACGGCGAACGAGCCGTCAGCATGACCCGGGCCACCAGCCCCGACGTCGTACTCATGGACGTCGAGATGCCCGGGATGGACGGCCTGGAGGCCACCCGGCAGATCACCGCCGACGGGCCCGGTGCGCCCGCGGTGCTGATCCTCACGACGTTCGACCGGGACGACTACCTGTTCGCCGCGCTGCGGGCCGGGGCCAGTGGTTTCCTGCTCAAGAACGGCACACCCGAGGAACTGGTCGAGGCGATCCGCGTGCTGGCCCGGGGTGATGGCCTGCTCGCCCCGGAGATCACCCGGCGGGTGATCTCCACGTTCGCCCGCCCCGGTGACCCGGCGGGCACCGCCCACCGGGGCCAGGACGCCGACGCCGCGCTGGCCGAGCTGACGCCCCGGGAACGCGAGGTGCTGGTCCTGCTCGCCGCCGGATCGAGCAACGCGGAGATCGCCGCGACGATCCACCTGGGCGAGGCGACGGTGAAGACGCACGTCAGCCGGGTCCTGGCCAAACTCGGCCTGCGCGACCGGGTGCAGGCGGTGGTGTTCGCCTACGAGAACGGGGTGGTCCGGCCCGGCGGCTGA
- a CDS encoding ABC transporter ATP-binding protein produces the protein MTRTLRLDGVDRSFGDRQVLNNVSFEVAAGRMTGFVGANGAGKTTTMRIILGVLSPDAGEVSWGGTKLTRQDRRRFGYMPEERGLYPKMTTREQVSYLGRLHGLDAAAARRSTDTLLERVGLGERGDDLLETLSLGNQQRAQIAAALVHDPEVLVLDEPFSGLDPLAVDTVVTVLRERASAGAPVLFSSHQLDVVERLCDDLVIIGAGVIRAAGSRQQLRDSYTTPRFELVVAGDAGWVRDHPGVTVVELDGPRVVFDLPAGADDQQVLQAALTRGPVRAFRPVSPSLTEIFREVTQ, from the coding sequence GTGACCAGAACGCTCCGCCTCGACGGTGTCGACCGCAGTTTCGGCGACCGCCAGGTGCTCAACAACGTGTCCTTCGAGGTGGCCGCCGGGCGGATGACCGGCTTCGTGGGCGCCAACGGCGCCGGCAAGACCACCACCATGCGGATCATCCTGGGTGTGCTCTCCCCCGACGCCGGCGAGGTGAGCTGGGGCGGTACGAAGCTGACCCGCCAGGACCGTCGGCGCTTCGGCTACATGCCGGAGGAGCGGGGCCTCTATCCCAAGATGACCACCCGGGAGCAGGTGAGCTACCTCGGCCGGCTGCACGGCCTGGACGCCGCCGCGGCACGACGGTCCACCGACACCCTGCTGGAACGGGTCGGCCTCGGTGAACGCGGCGACGACCTGCTGGAGACGCTGTCGCTGGGCAACCAGCAGCGTGCCCAGATCGCCGCCGCGCTGGTGCACGACCCCGAGGTGCTGGTGCTCGACGAACCGTTCTCCGGCCTCGACCCCCTCGCGGTCGACACCGTCGTCACCGTACTGCGGGAGCGGGCCTCGGCCGGAGCGCCGGTGCTCTTCTCCAGCCACCAGCTCGACGTCGTGGAGCGCCTCTGCGACGACCTGGTGATCATCGGAGCCGGGGTGATCCGGGCCGCCGGCAGCCGGCAGCAGCTACGTGACTCGTACACGACGCCCCGCTTCGAGCTGGTGGTGGCCGGCGACGCCGGATGGGTCCGCGACCACCCCGGGGTGACGGTGGTCGAGTTGGACGGCCCGCGCGTGGTCTTCGACCTGCCCGCCGGCGCCGACGACCAACAGGTGTTGCAGGCGGCCCTCACCCGCGGCCCGGTCCGCGCCTTCCGCCCGGTCAGCCCCTCGCTCACCGAGATCTTCCGAGAGGTCACCCAGTGA